AGCTGAAATGATATATACACTATTAATAATATCACAATTGTTGACggtctttgtctccaggcagctTCACACTCCcaccagcctcctcctcctctctctgggtGTCTCTGATTTCTTCATTGGGTTCCTCATGATCTTTCAAATTATGCTCATAGACGGTTGTTGGTACCTCGGTGACCTCATGTGTGCTCTGTATTATGTTATGGCCTGCATTATTACCTCCACCTCTATAGGAAACATGGTGCTCATATCTGTTGATCGATTTGTGGCTATTTGTTTTCCCCTGCATTACTCCACCAAGGTCACTCCTTCACGAGTTcaagtctgtgtttgtatgttgtggTTATGTTCTGCTGTCATTGGGATTCTGGGTATTGACCTGGAACACCCAGGCAGGTATAGCTCCTGCtctggagagtgtgtgtttgtcattgaTTACATTAATGGACGTATTGATCTATTTGTGTCATTTATCTGTCCCGTCACTGTCAtcatagttctgtatatgagagtatttgtggtggctgtgtctcaggctcgagccatgcGCTCCCACATAGTTGCAGTCACACATTCAATCAGTATAACAGCTAAGAAATCTGAAATTAAGGCAGCCAGGACACTtggtgtagttgttgttgcaTTTCTAATATGTCTTTGTCCCTACTTTAGTGTTACACTGACAGGCCAGGACACTTTGGTGAATACTTCATCTTCTGCCTTTGCAAtatgtttgttctcttttaaCTCCTGTTTAAATcctgtgatctacgcctttttctacccctggttcagaaaatctaTTAAACTTATTGTTACACTTAAGATACTGCAGCCAGACTCCTGTGACACCAAGATAACGTAGATAATAAGGAGCCACAGACATAAAATGTTAAGACACATTTCAGTCAGTTTGAACATCTtgagacaaaaaaaggaaatatcatGCTGTTTTTGATTCTACAGATACCACAACCACTCCaccaaaaaagagaaatgatttCTTCACATTAATGTCTTAAAAAGATGTAAATATGCTGTAAAAGTATATGTCAGACAACTTTCTTTAAAACCAGCTTTTTCCAATTAAATGTCTGTGGAAACCTACTGTATATCTATGTTGCCATCAATAATAGTTTGAATACACAACAAACatataatattaaacatataaaactaaaatataaaagatataataatattcaaGGTACATCTAACAATATCAAGTAAAATTTTATTTGCACAAGTAAATTCTtaagaagaaaagaacacaTATTAACtcaataaacattaaaacatttaatactgtTTGTTCCtcataaaagaagaaaagggagcaGACCGATGAAAGCTGGTAACAATTTATTACACAAGACTCTGGGCATAAGCAATGTTATCAACACCCAACTAAAATATCCCAATATTTAAGGGCCCAGAAAAGTGCAGCAGCTTTCTTTACTCTTACTGGGTACATACAGTTCACTTTGTATCACTGgagattttattaaaataacttgTGTGACACCTTTTCCATCTGTTTGCAATAAACCTCTCTTGAATCAGTTTTACAAGCATCAGCTCATATGTCAATCTAACCACAGAGTAAGAGAATACTTTGAGCAGATGGCAGCTGAGTGGATTGCACAGCAAATAAGGAGCTGTATTGTGTACCAGTCAGTTAATACTGAGTCTAGCAGTCTGTGGGGTAGTAGACATTCAGGGTACCACACGCATGGTTGAACCTTTTGAAAAAGATCGTCTTAAAAGAGCGTCAGACTTGTGACCTTGTGAGGCTCCACGTCCTAAACCCTAAACCAAGTGTGTGCAGTGCATCAGTCAGTGCATGAAAATCTTACAGAAGTCTTGGATTCTCCACGTGTGAGAAAACCCGCCATGTGTACTAACAGCTGCTCGTTCACCATCATCACATAGTGACAATAGTGATTCTGAGTCTTATACattcaacaacacacaacacagaaatacaacTTGTGGATGATAACGTACACGCTAAAATCAAAGCTAGTGACTTTACTCAACACAAAACGTAGCGACAACTACACAATATCATAAGGGTCAGTCCTATCATGGTTTTGCAGGTTTAAATAAGCCTGGGTGCTGTTATCTTTAAAATGCATTGCAAGGATTCACCAGAGACATGGACTGTTTGCAAAGTGTAGCCAGTTGGTAAGTTAAATAAAATCCGATGTTCTACGCACAACGTCCTCCATAGTTAGGTTGTGACATTCTTTTGTTATTCCTATATTATTTGGAAAGTTCAGAAGGGTCTGGCTGGAGAACTGTGTGCCTTCAAGCTTTAGTCACATAGTGGCAGCAGTCAGACAGATAAGGTTATTCTGCCAAGTCACTACAAAATGGGTTTTGAGAATTTCTTCCTGCTTTGCTGAGGTGATACCAGAGAGTTTTGTGGGAAATTTGGTGGTGGAAGTATGTGTactataatgtaaaataatttggaAATAAGCATGTGTCCTGAAAGTTGAGTAAAAAATACTCTGCTAAGACAGTTAACAGTGTGTTGAGTAATGCACGTTCCAGGTTAGGTGGAGAATATTGtgattgaatttaaatgtactgtacggTGAAGAGGATTTTACCTCCCTTAGAAGTTTTcaccttttatgtttttacaactTGGACTCATGgtttaaacaaatgtacagtaaaatattgtCTCTTACTGGTCTCCTTCTGTCAACATTAATCAGTTTTTGAGGAGATCCTGTTGGAGGCAGATTTAGATTTCATAGAAATATGTCGTAAATGTAGAATACAATTTTGGGTTATTATGGATGGTCTAGAGATGCTATGCTGCATCTGACAATTGTCTCCAGAGGAAACgaagaaggaggagggatgTAAAGTAAAAAGAGATAAAGGAGTTGCATTACAGATTTTCTGGCAGTAAGATAAGAAGGTTCAGCAGcttcttatttcctgtttctgatgATGAAACTCACTAAGGAAACcgaactctgttttccacagctccCTAACTCCTCCTGCAGGATTCCTATGCGTTCTTACACTGTTTCTCTGATCACTTACACTCTATTGTCCtctatctctctgctcactgtgactctcaacctactggtcatcatctccatctctcacttcaagtagtaaaacattttattaatttagagagaaaatgttgttttcaaatgATGTTTTCTGCTTCAGTCACTACGTTTATCTGGTAGAATTGAtagtataaataataatgataaatctatcgttggtctttgtctccaggcaggTCCACACGCCCACCAacatccttctcctctctctgggtGTCTCTGATTTCTTCATTGGGTTCCTTATGATCTTCCAAATTATGCTCATCGATGGTTGTTGGTACCTCGGTGACCTCATGTGTGCTCTGTATTATGTTATCGGCTGCATTGCTACCTCTGCCTCAACAGGAAACATGGTTCTCATATCCATCGACCGTTATGCTGCTATTTGTGACCCTCTACATTATCCCTCCAAAGTCACTCAAACACGAGTtcaagtctgtgtttttgtgtgttggaTATGTTCAGCTGTACATAACATTTTTCTGCTGAGGGATAATCTGGAACACCCAGGAAGGTTTAACTCCTGCtctggagagtgtgtgtttgttataaATTACTTTGCTGGACGTGTTGATCTGTTCTTGTCCTTCATCTTTCCCGTCACTGTCAtcatagttctgtatatgaaagtgtttgttgtggctgtgactcaggctcgagccatgaggtctcacacTGTAACAGTAAAAGTTCAGACTTCAGTGAGTATAACAGCTAAGAAATCTGAAATTAAAGCAGCCGGAACTCTCGGTGTTGTTATTGTGGCATTTCTCATATGCATTTGTCCATATTACTGTGTTTCCCTCACAGGCCAGGACACTTTGCTGAACACTTCATCTTCTGCCTTTGCAATATGTTTGATAACTTTTAACTCCTGTTTAAATCCTGTGATTTACGCctttttttacccctggttcagaaaatctaTTAAACTAATTGTTACACTCAGGATACTGCAGCCAGACTCCTGTGAGGCCAACATAGTGTAGACACATAGAGCACGTGGAGATTCAAAGATGAAATAATTTAGTCCGTtatatacattttacacatcCTAACTATAATGTCTTTTATAGAGAGTTATTTCTTCATGTTAAGtcaaatctaaatatttaaattattttgataTAAAGACTAAACGTAAAACCAACTTATATATCATTCTAATGTCTTTTAATATCTATGGATATTTAGATGTTATGTTATTGATTGAAGATGAATTGAAGAAATTAATTCCAGTAATGCTTAGTGCAGTGGTTTGATTGTTTCAATTGACTGATTTTCTTAAgacactttacaatgtaagtttaagaccttacaggaTATGACAACTCTAAATTCTCTAAGAAGACCCAACAACTCCACTTGGGCAGCACAaggtgactgtggagaagaaagGCTGAGGGTcggtggccatctgcctcgaccggttggtgtgagtggaaagaggagaaagaaaagcaacaaaagaacagGACAAGAAGTGGCAGACAATGGAATACTTGAGTTGATCAAgtctttttataattttttggCATTGTACCTCTACTAACATGGAGTTTCAAAGAGACAGAATAGAAATGTGAAGAG
This Anabas testudineus chromosome 21, fAnaTes1.2, whole genome shotgun sequence DNA region includes the following protein-coding sequences:
- the LOC113173372 gene encoding trace amine-associated receptor 13c-like; the protein is MIYTLLIISQLLTVFVSRQLHTPTSLLLLSLGVSDFFIGFLMIFQIMLIDGCWYLGDLMCALYYVMACIITSTSIGNMVLISVDRFVAICFPLHYSTKVTPSRVQVCVCMLWLCSAVIGILGIDLEHPGRYSSCSGECVFVIDYINGRIDLFVSFICPVTVIIVLYMRVFVVAVSQARAMRSHIVAVTHSISITAKKSEIKAARTLGVVVVAFLICLCPYFSVTLTGQDTLVNTSSSAFAICLFSFNSCLNPVIYAFFYPWFRKSIKLIVTLKILQPDSCDTKIT
- the LOC113172671 gene encoding trace amine-associated receptor 13c-like gives rise to the protein MINLSLVFVSRQVHTPTNILLLSLGVSDFFIGFLMIFQIMLIDGCWYLGDLMCALYYVIGCIATSASTGNMVLISIDRYAAICDPLHYPSKVTQTRVQVCVFVCWICSAVHNIFLLRDNLEHPGRFNSCSGECVFVINYFAGRVDLFLSFIFPVTVIIVLYMKVFVVAVTQARAMRSHTVTVKVQTSVSITAKKSEIKAAGTLGVVIVAFLICICPYYCVSLTGQDTLLNTSSSAFAICLITFNSCLNPVIYAFFYPWFRKSIKLIVTLRILQPDSCEANIV